Proteins encoded by one window of Swingsia samuiensis:
- the ppx gene encoding exopolyphosphatase: protein MSLTAQRSAIVDLGSNSVRMVVFEGVSRNPQPIFNEKATLKLGRGLDSSGRLNEDGVTLAMDVLGRFHTVARAMGAEPFEVLATAAVRDATNGPDFVAAIRARMPGVPIRVLEGEEEADYSAKGVLCSLPQADGLVADIGGGSLELIHVADKQYYEAVTTKLGVIRLHDRAKGSVEQAGLIANEMLAEVKWLPGMTGRPLYLVGGAFRALARIQISRTQYPLNLVHLFSLAEKEARDLTDWVISSSKKTLEKLPNVPRKRMADAPFAAVVLRALIERVKPSKIVFSADGLREGWYMKHIASSVAQEDPMVALTNEMSSRLARSASLGYPLARWTDSLFPDETPMQKYLRYLACDLSDIGAYDHPEYRAEQTYKRILHSNGVAFEHSARAFIGLALAVRYEVDINSALLEPSRKLLSRSEIDRAIRLGLALRLAYTLCAGTKVLLEECRILIEDKKLVLILGARSVRAAGGAVLRRFERLADVMALELQVREE, encoded by the coding sequence ATGTCCTTAACAGCGCAGCGCTCAGCTATTGTTGATCTTGGTTCAAACTCTGTTCGGATGGTGGTGTTTGAAGGGGTTTCACGTAATCCTCAACCCATTTTCAATGAGAAAGCCACTCTGAAATTGGGAAGAGGGTTGGATTCAAGCGGTCGTTTGAATGAAGATGGTGTTACGTTAGCTATGGACGTTCTAGGGCGGTTTCATACTGTTGCACGGGCGATGGGAGCCGAACCTTTTGAGGTGTTAGCGACAGCAGCCGTACGGGATGCGACAAATGGGCCAGATTTTGTCGCAGCAATCAGGGCCAGAATGCCAGGTGTCCCAATTCGTGTTCTGGAAGGTGAAGAAGAAGCAGATTATTCCGCAAAAGGTGTTTTATGTAGTCTTCCGCAAGCTGATGGTTTGGTAGCTGATATTGGGGGAGGGTCTTTAGAGCTTATTCATGTGGCCGATAAGCAATATTATGAAGCCGTTACAACGAAATTAGGCGTTATTCGGTTACATGATCGAGCCAAAGGCAGTGTTGAGCAAGCAGGGCTGATCGCAAATGAAATGTTAGCAGAGGTGAAGTGGTTGCCGGGTATGACGGGGCGGCCTCTTTATCTTGTCGGAGGGGCATTTCGTGCTTTGGCGCGTATCCAGATTTCACGGACACAATACCCCCTTAATTTAGTTCATTTGTTTTCACTCGCAGAGAAGGAAGCCCGAGACCTTACAGATTGGGTAATTTCTTCCTCGAAAAAGACACTTGAAAAACTTCCCAATGTACCGCGGAAACGTATGGCAGACGCGCCTTTTGCTGCTGTTGTTTTGCGTGCATTGATTGAGCGTGTGAAGCCATCCAAAATTGTATTTAGTGCAGATGGCCTGCGGGAGGGGTGGTATATGAAACATATTGCTTCTTCTGTGGCGCAAGAAGATCCAATGGTTGCACTAACGAATGAAATGTCTTCGCGGTTGGCGAGAAGTGCTTCTTTAGGATATCCTTTGGCGCGTTGGACGGATTCATTATTCCCCGATGAGACACCGATGCAAAAATATTTGAGATATTTAGCATGTGATTTGTCGGATATTGGGGCTTATGATCATCCTGAATATCGTGCTGAGCAAACCTATAAACGTATTTTGCATAGCAATGGTGTTGCTTTTGAACATTCGGCGCGAGCATTTATTGGGTTAGCGTTGGCTGTTCGATATGAGGTGGATATTAATTCAGCTCTTCTTGAGCCATCGCGCAAACTTTTGTCTCGTTCAGAAATTGATCGAGCCATCCGGTTAGGTTTGGCCTTGCGGCTGGCTTATACCTTGTGCGCAGGAACCAAGGTTCTTCTTGAGGAATGTCGTATACTGATAGAAGACAAGAAATTAGTGCTTATCTTGGGGGCAAGAAGTGTACGTGCTGCTGGAGGGGCTGTTCTGCGTCGTTTTGAACGCTTGGCAGATGTTATGGCGCTTGAACTTCAGGTTCGGGAAGAATAG
- a CDS encoding CDP-diacylglycerol diphosphatase, translating into MRFPIRGSWLKAIAFLGLAVAFMIGGISVFHKRLIHNRNALWQIVDGRCRVDHLHAPCTEYDAQQGFALLKDIKGRGQYLLIPTQKTLGIEAASLLKPDTPNYFLQAWLKRSYVEKRYGFKIPDQDLALAINSISGRSQDQLHIHIDCLTAYTRAKLDQNMFGSEWSDISLYGHLYRAKRISSLTPSPFQDLAEPEDMGKHTLVVTPAAQGGFILLDDQARALDWGAGEELQDHQCRLDNPKYQRTSGNGRL; encoded by the coding sequence GTGCGTTTTCCCATAAGGGGATCGTGGTTAAAAGCGATTGCTTTTCTTGGTCTGGCTGTCGCTTTTATGATCGGAGGGATTTCAGTTTTTCATAAAAGACTGATCCATAATAGAAATGCATTATGGCAGATCGTGGATGGTCGATGCCGAGTAGACCATCTTCATGCGCCTTGTACAGAATATGATGCTCAACAAGGCTTTGCTCTTTTAAAAGATATTAAAGGGCGAGGGCAGTACCTGTTAATTCCTACTCAAAAAACTTTAGGGATTGAGGCGGCAAGTTTATTAAAACCAGATACTCCTAATTATTTCTTACAAGCCTGGTTAAAACGGTCTTATGTCGAAAAACGATATGGCTTTAAGATCCCAGATCAAGATTTAGCATTAGCTATTAATTCGATTTCGGGGAGAAGTCAGGATCAGCTTCATATTCATATTGATTGCTTAACGGCCTATACGCGTGCGAAGTTGGATCAGAATATGTTTGGTTCAGAGTGGAGTGATATATCGCTTTACGGGCATCTTTATCGTGCCAAGCGAATATCTTCTCTTACTCCATCTCCTTTTCAAGATTTGGCTGAACCCGAGGATATGGGAAAGCATACACTTGTTGTCACTCCCGCAGCACAAGGTGGCTTTATTTTACTGGATGATCAAGCACGCGCACTCGATTGGGGCGCAGGGGAAGAACTACAAGATCATCAATGCCGGCTTGATAACCCCAAATATCAAAGAACATCTGGTAATGGTCGCTTGTAA